A single region of the Pseudomonas sp. VD-NE ins genome encodes:
- the queC gene encoding 7-cyano-7-deazaguanine synthase QueC, which translates to MTEPLNTTEKRAVILLSGGLDSATVVAMARAEGYSCYTMSFDYGQRSHAELHAAARVARDLGVIEHKVIGLNLNGMGGSALTDSSIDIPEELGEGIPVTYVPARNTVFLSLALGWAEVLGARDIFIGVNAVDYSGYPDCRPEFIESFERMANLATKAGVEGNGFRIQAPLQNLSKAQIVQAGVKLGVDYGLTVSCYQADDDGRACGKCDSCRLRAEGFAAAGVDDPTPYF; encoded by the coding sequence ATGACAGAACCACTGAACACCACTGAAAAGCGTGCCGTCATCCTGTTGTCCGGTGGTCTGGACTCGGCGACCGTCGTGGCTATGGCACGCGCTGAAGGCTACAGCTGCTACACCATGAGCTTCGACTACGGCCAGCGCTCGCACGCCGAACTGCACGCCGCTGCCCGCGTCGCCCGCGACCTGGGTGTGATCGAACACAAGGTGATTGGCCTCAACCTGAATGGTATGGGCGGCTCGGCACTGACCGACAGCAGCATCGACATCCCCGAAGAGCTGGGCGAAGGCATTCCGGTGACGTACGTGCCGGCGCGTAACACGGTGTTCCTGTCGCTGGCGTTGGGCTGGGCAGAAGTGCTCGGTGCACGTGACATCTTTATTGGTGTCAACGCCGTGGACTATTCCGGTTACCCGGATTGCCGTCCGGAGTTCATCGAGTCGTTCGAGCGCATGGCCAATCTGGCGACCAAGGCCGGCGTCGAAGGCAACGGCTTCCGTATTCAGGCGCCACTGCAGAACCTGAGCAAGGCACAGATCGTCCAGGCGGGCGTGAAGCTCGGCGTTGATTATGGCCTCACCGTGTCCTGCTATCAGGCCGACGATGACGGCCGCGCGTGCGGCAAATGCGACAGCTGCCGGCTGCGCGCAGAAGGCTTTGCGGCCGCTGGTGTGGACGACCCAACACCTTATTTTTGA
- the queE gene encoding 7-carboxy-7-deazaguanine synthase QueE, with amino-acid sequence MQDTLRITEVFYSLQGETRTAGLPTVFVRLTGCPLRCQYCDSAYAFSGGTIRTLDDILEQVAGFRPRYVCVTGGEPLAQPNAIPLLKQLCDAGYEVSLETSGALDISAVDPRVSRVVDLKTPDSKEAHRNRYENIELLTPNDQVKFVICSREDYDWAVSKLIQYGLERRAGEVLFSPSHHDLNARDLADWVVADNLPVRLQLQLHKYLWNDEPGR; translated from the coding sequence ATGCAAGACACATTGAGAATCACCGAAGTTTTCTACTCGTTGCAGGGGGAAACGCGGACTGCCGGGCTGCCCACGGTTTTTGTGCGCCTGACCGGTTGTCCTCTGCGTTGCCAATACTGCGACAGCGCCTATGCGTTCAGTGGCGGCACCATCCGCACCCTCGACGACATCCTCGAGCAAGTGGCCGGATTTCGTCCGCGTTATGTCTGTGTCACTGGCGGTGAGCCGCTGGCGCAGCCGAACGCCATTCCTTTGCTCAAACAGTTGTGTGATGCCGGTTACGAGGTTTCGCTGGAAACCAGTGGCGCTCTCGACATTTCAGCCGTCGATCCGCGCGTCAGTCGGGTTGTCGATCTGAAAACGCCGGACTCGAAAGAAGCCCATCGCAATCGTTACGAGAACATCGAACTGCTGACCCCCAACGATCAGGTGAAGTTTGTCATCTGCTCGCGGGAAGACTATGACTGGGCGGTGTCCAAGCTGATCCAGTACGGTCTTGAACGGCGTGCCGGTGAAGTGCTGTTCTCCCCAAGTCACCACGACCTGAATGCTCGGGATCTGGCGGACTGGGTGGTGGCGGACAACCTGCCAGTGCGCTTGCAATTGCAGCTGCATAAATACCTTTGGAATGACGAGCCGGGGCGCTGA
- the ybgF gene encoding tol-pal system protein YbgF codes for MRTCRRAVTVLALSLAPLAAWAAVPVVDDNSGYNNSGSSYPPAGYGTNGAYAGGAASAPASAQGMLFNQLQQMQDQISRQQGVIEELQNQVARMKQESLERYQDLDRRIGSGAAPAATPENSSAGGDASAAAGAAAGAGAAAQAPAASSEPGDPAKEKLYYDAAFDLIKAKDFDKASQAFAAFLRKYPNSQYAGNAQYWLGEVNLAKGDLQGAGQAFAKVSQLYPKHAKVPDSLYKLADVERRLGHTDKVKGILQQVVAQYPGTSAAQLAQRDLQRM; via the coding sequence ATGCGAACGTGCCGTCGTGCTGTAACTGTTCTGGCTCTCAGCCTCGCGCCGCTTGCGGCGTGGGCTGCGGTTCCTGTGGTCGATGACAACTCCGGTTATAACAATAGCGGGAGCAGTTATCCGCCTGCAGGTTACGGTACGAACGGCGCCTATGCCGGGGGAGCGGCTTCGGCCCCTGCCTCGGCACAAGGCATGCTGTTCAACCAACTGCAACAAATGCAGGATCAGATTTCGCGCCAGCAAGGCGTGATTGAAGAACTGCAGAATCAAGTTGCGCGCATGAAGCAGGAATCCCTGGAGCGATACCAGGATCTTGATCGGCGCATAGGATCCGGTGCTGCACCTGCCGCGACTCCTGAGAATTCTTCTGCCGGTGGCGATGCAAGTGCTGCTGCCGGTGCTGCCGCTGGCGCCGGGGCTGCTGCCCAGGCACCTGCTGCAAGCAGCGAACCGGGTGATCCGGCCAAGGAAAAGCTGTATTACGATGCCGCTTTCGACCTGATCAAAGCCAAGGATTTCGACAAGGCCAGCCAGGCTTTTGCCGCTTTCCTGCGCAAATACCCGAACAGCCAATACGCGGGCAACGCCCAGTACTGGTTGGGCGAAGTCAATCTGGCCAAAGGCGATCTGCAAGGTGCAGGTCAGGCTTTCGCCAAGGTTTCGCAGCTGTATCCCAAGCACGCCAAAGTGCCGGATTCGCTGTACAAGCTGGCTGACGTAGAGCGCCGCCTCGGTCACACCGACAAGGTCAAAGGCATTCTGCAGCAGGTGGTTGCCCAATATCCGGGTACCTCCGCCGCTCAGTTGGCTCAACGCGATCTGCAACGCATGTAA
- the pal gene encoding peptidoglycan-associated lipoprotein Pal codes for MEMLKFGKFAALALAMAVAVGCSSKGGDNAGEGAVDPNAGYGANTGAVDGSLSEEAALRAITTFYFEYDSSDLKPEAMRALDVHAKDLKANGARVVLEGNTDERGTREYNMALGERRAKAVQRYLVLQGVSPAQLELVSYGEERPVATGNDEQSWAQNRRVELRK; via the coding sequence ATGGAAATGCTGAAGTTTGGTAAATTTGCTGCGCTGGCTCTGGCCATGGCTGTAGCTGTAGGTTGCTCGTCCAAAGGCGGCGACAACGCCGGTGAAGGCGCTGTTGATCCAAACGCTGGTTACGGCGCAAACACTGGTGCCGTTGACGGTTCCCTGAGCGAAGAAGCTGCTCTGCGCGCAATCACCACCTTCTACTTCGAATACGACAGCTCGGACCTGAAGCCAGAAGCCATGCGCGCTCTGGACGTTCACGCCAAAGACCTGAAAGCAAACGGCGCTCGCGTTGTTCTGGAAGGCAACACCGACGAACGTGGTACTCGTGAGTACAACATGGCACTGGGCGAGCGTCGTGCGAAAGCCGTTCAGCGCTACCTGGTACTGCAAGGTGTTTCCCCAGCTCAGCTGGAACTGGTTTCCTACGGCGAAGAGCGTCCAGTTGCTACCGGCAACGACGAGCAGTCCTGGGCTCAAAACCGTCGCGTCGAACTGCGTAAGTAA